In Megalobrama amblycephala isolate DHTTF-2021 unplaced genomic scaffold, ASM1881202v1 scaffold265, whole genome shotgun sequence, one DNA window encodes the following:
- the LOC125261077 gene encoding uncharacterized protein LOC125261077 — MEDDRRFHKLTQEQVETLDQVLTEVIPIHGRGNFPTLEIKPKDIIHVVRDRLILKKIKVRDVRLNGSTASHVLVKENGTSYKDLDIIFGVELPKPEDFQIIKEVVLSCLLDFLPKGVNKDKITALTMKEAYVQKMVKVFTEHDRWSLISLSNNSGKNVELKFVSSLRRQFEFSVDSFQIILDSMLQSYLDAERQKVVEGQEGQGSSSAQTKEIQSALMDEPFLSSCDTGHHQESDTDVCCKTDDMQTFSDSQCYCKISQKEQSKYSEQEPTLEIDKDVETEMVDTTTMPVPMEQVSEHPVMVHVEEKNEPHENVSLHTETLLEVNSDETGIDSGGENELVVLKTMSVKQTNPPVKTYISEIDSDMLDIEAVNSKPWLEMVHTDFSCLSTKGTFGERCTFQPAPITFLTQAALESYAEYPLPPPAKKNSQNSQMVVLKHSSPKPPRKMSKKTTPVPCSPEKSVSNNLDVNTCQVLHPPKAYPNESLPMQVKLSGLTTKSFELSSASEKNSKESKELATCTGAFTVAAPESSMHSEETLYMSLLPEESLQSPAQSSEPETGEATHVNIVIPTSNPSNLPKDQNRINQPFNKSIQTAQCQAVVPLINVNSEPLLQANDNYHLNSASPKKEDTETCAQEDDPTSPKYFTPPSDTKSVTKATISASQILKPLSADHTIDSQVVETDSSCSEHVISPQIHNYPVSTLQTQELLVASPQTKEPPELLSCVLEPLISLPEVQSLTVSAPHFSKSLEPSISSTATETPRISEPLLEPSVISLHVIEPSKVFFEVLESSNVLSQVLKPSAVSMSHTLETSVSSVSESVVSKIPDPSASDVNKPIIPSKELPCITVMAESMYGDFEQAMDHLRYRLIATRNPEEIRGGGLLKYSNLLVRDFKPACETEIKTLERYMCSRFFIDFPDVNEQQRKIESYLRNHFIGEEKSKYDYLMTLRRVVNESTVCLMGHERRQTLNMITILALKVLGEQNIIPNANNVTCYYQPAPYMTEHNFSNYYISNGQSPLIYHPYPLHIHMQTGLV, encoded by the coding sequence ATGGAAGATGACCGCCGGTTTCACAAACTGACACAAGAGCAGGTGGAGACTTTGGACCAAGTTCTTACAGAGGTCATTCCCATTCATGGCAGGGGCAATTTTCCAACCCTTGAAATTAAGCCTAAAGACATAATCCATGTGGTCAGAGACAGACTGATTTTGAAGAAAATCAAGGTGAGAGATGTCCGTCTCAATGGCTCTACAGCCAGTCATGTGCTGGTCAAAGAGAATGGCACCAGCTATAAAGACTTGGATATCATCTTTGGTGTGGAGCTTCCCAAACCAGAGGACTTCCAGATTATCAAGGAGGTGGTTTTGAGCTGTCTGCTGGACTTTCTACCTAAAGGAGTCAACAAAGATAAAATCACAGCTCTCACCATGAAAGAGGCATATGTACAAAAAATGGTCAAGGTGTTCACTGAGCATGATCGTTGGAGCCTTATCTCCCTCTCAAATAACAGCGGGAAGAATGTAGAGCTCAAGTTTGTCAGCTCTCTACGACGACAGTTTGAATTCAGTGTGGACTCCTTCCAGATTATCCTGGACAGCATGCTACAATCTTACTTGGATGCTGAAAGGCAGAAGGTTGTAGAAGGGCAAGAGGGCCAGGGTTCTTCTTCAGCTCAAACAAAAGAGATTCAGTCAGCCCTAATGGATGAACCATTCCTCAGCTCTTGTGACACAGGACATCACCAGGAAAGTGACACTGACGTATGCTGCAAAACTGATGATATGCAGACTTTCTCTGActctcagtgttattgtaaaatCAGTCAGAAAGAACAGTCTAAATATTCAGAACAAGAACCAACTCTTGAAATAGACAAAGATGTTGAAACAGAAATGGTTGACACTACAACTATGCCTGTACCTATGGAGCAAGTATCAGAGCACCCTGTAATGGTGCATGTGGAGgaaaagaatgaacctcatgaAAATGTGTCTTTGCATACAGAGACGCTGCTAGAGGTAAATTCAGATGAAACAGGTATTGACTCAGGAGGGGAAAATGAACTGGTAGTGCTAAAAACCATGTCTGTTAAGCAAACAAATCCCCCAGTTAAAACATATATTAGTGAAATAGATTCTGACATGTTAGACATAGAGGCAGTTAATTCCAAACCATGGCTAGAAATGGTACATACTGACTTCTCTTGTCTTTCAACAAAAGGGACCTTTGGTGAGCGATGCACATTCCAACCTGCTCCCATTACATTTCTTACACAAGCAGCACTAGAATCATATGCTGAGTATCCTCTGCCACCCCCTGCCAAGAAAAACAGCCAAAATTCACAAATGGTTGTTCTCAAGCATTCCTCACCCAAACCTCCTCGTAAAATGTCCAAAAAGACAACTCCTGTGCCATGTTCACCAGAAAAATCAGTTTCAAATAATTTGGATGTTAATACTTGTCAGGTTTTGCATCCACCTAAAGCTTACCCAAACGAATCATTACCTATGCAGGTTAAATTGTCAGGTCTTACTACAAAAAGCTTTGAATTATCCAGTGCCTCAGAAAAAAACTCTAAAGAGTCAAAAGAACTAGCCACTTGTACTGGAGCTTTTACTGTTGCTGCTCCAGAGAGTAGTATGCATTCAGAAGAGACACTGTACATGAGTCTATTACCAGAGGAAAGCCTTCAAAGTCCAGCGCAAAGCTCAGAACCAGAAACTGGTGAAGCTACACATGTCAATATTGTCATCCCTACATCCAATCCCAGTAATCTCCCCAAAGATCAAAACAGGATAAACCAGCCTTTTAACAAAAGCATTCAGACAGCACAGTGTCAGGCAGTGGTACCTCTCATTAATGTGAATTCTGAGCCTTTACTTCAGGCAAATGACAATTATCACCTCAACTCAGCCTCTCCCAAAAAGGAAGACACCGAGACTTGTGCCCAAGAGGATGACCCCACATCACCAAAATATTTTACTCCACCCTCAGACACTAAGTCAGTCACTAAGGCAACAATTTCTGCCTCTCAAATATTGAAACCACTGTCTGCAGACCATACTATTGATTCACAAGTGGTAGAGACCGATTCTTCGTGCTCTGAACATGTTATATCACCTCAAATTCACAACTACCCTGTGTCCACTCTGCAGACTCAGGAACTTCTTGTGGCAAGTCCACAGACTAAAGAACCTCCAGAACTATTATCATGTGTATTAGAACCACTTATCTCTTTACCAGAGGTTCAAAGCCTCACTGTATCAGCACCACATTTTTCAAAGTCACTAGAACCTTCCATATCCTCAACAGCAACAGAGACTCCTAGAATCTCAGAACCTCTTTTAGAACCATCAGTTATATCTCTGCATGTTATAGAGCCCTCTAAAGTATTCTTTGAAGTTCTAGAATCCTCTAATGTACTTTCACAGGTTTTGAAACCCTCAGCAGTATCAATGTCACATACATTAGAAACGTCTGTGTCCTCAGTAAGTGAGTCGGTGGTTTCCAAGATACCAGATCCATCAGCTTCAGATGTTAACAAGCCCATAATCCCTTCCAAAGAGCTGCCTTGTATTACAGTGATGGCTGAGAGCATGTATGGTGACTTTGAGCAGGCTATGGATCACCTACGTTACCGGCTAATAGCAACACGCAACCCTGAAGAGATCAGGGGTGGAGGCCTGCTTAAATACAGTAATCTTCTTGTCCGGGACTTTAAACCTGCCTGTGAAACTGAAATTAAGACACTTGAGCGCTACATGTGTTCACGTTTTTTTATTGACTTCCCTGATGTGAACGAGCAGCAGCGCAAGATTGAATCATATCTGCGCAACCATTTTATTGGAGAAGAGAAAAGCAAATATGATTACTTGATGACACTTCGGAGAGTGGTCAATGAGAGCACTGTGTGCTTGATGGGGCATGAGCGCCGTCAGACTCTCAATATGATTACCATTCTAGCACTCAAAGTCCTAGGTGAGCAGAATATCATTCCTAATGCCAATAATGTTACCTGCTACTACCAGCCTGCACCATACATGACAGAACACAACTTCAGTAACTATTACATTTCAAATGGCCAGTCCCCACTTATATACCACCCATACCCACTACACATACACATGCAGACTGGACTAGTTTAG